The genomic window CAAAAACTAAGAtccttttttactattttgtttaaataataaaaatataagttttgtttaGCTAACAGATAgctttttgattatatattatacctgCCTATAATTGCTTCAGTTTACGAAATATTActaattcattaaaaagataCCTTTTCATATTTAAGGCTTCGTAGCTCAGAGTTGGACAAagttacaaatacaaaatttcatctCTGAACTCTTCCTTTGTCAATAATATCACTTAcaaaatttgagtcaaatccgTTTCATTTGAAAGTTTCTCATGGAATGACCCATATAGACAGGCTTGTACTCATTCACCCTTTTTCCGTTTATTTTTCcgttcaatcgttcatttttgaagtatttttatgttcatttaatatttatctcgtataaaaagtccaacctacaaaatactcattaatatataaagccattttgtttttcaatacataaaaatgaaccTCAAGAGCGTAGCTTACTAAAAGCAAAACATGCAATCCCAGGGGTCCTGAAATGTACAGGGCTCTAATATATtggtaatttttatgaaatggtgtccaatttattaaaaaggttttttaacaACCTCAATATAGCCTCCAGGTAGTTTTTTAGGGCAAACATTATTCCTTATGTACATAGGCGCCATaattactaatcccatatttttttggcaatttcagtaaataaaaatgagcaTCTTCCAATCGTAATGAATTTATATCCCTTTCACTTGAACTGCCAATAAATTCAgccaatttttatcaattcGTTTATTCTGTTTATTCCTCTTATGATGTCTGCAAATGATCTCTTCAGCCAAATGCAAGCCTCTCTGTCCAACTTGTACAATAACAATTATACCGCTATGACGACTGTTCAATGCACTACAAATTCTCTGTCTGATTCTATAgatattcatcaatatataaagtaattgaaatttgtaCACACAAAATCTGATgtacaatttttcaatatacatataaaactatattttagccaTTATcagagataaaaattattccctTATATACAATAAGAAAGTGAAAgctgttcatattttttccccctttcgttgttcaaaaaatgaacggaaagcgTGAACGCCGTTCGTTTTTCCGTTCAATGTCCAAGCCtggatatgtatatatataattagttttgtaatattttaagatttttaagtTTGTGTATGTCACCCTAATCcagtaataagcaaaaaatgaactatattgtattgccaattttttttcttcttttcattataTAAGCGTTCTACTCTTTTCATTGATTGGTAGGATCTCTCTAAACAacagtcaaaaattataaggaataattttttatgtttgggAATAATTAACTCACCACCAACTTAGTTTTGGGGCCTTTTTCCTTATTTCTTTTAGATGCAAATGTTGCGAGATACAATTATGACGTGATGTATATCAAAAAGTTCACCCCTGCAACAATTGACATGTGGAATGATGCGATAACAGCGGCCCAagcaatatatttatcaattatattacataaataacatttatccTCTGAAGCAGAACTTATTCAAATTAccccaatcaacgttcagatgACTAATGGCCAGTTCACATATCTAACGACTGTGTACACGTCGCAACAGATAATCTATTTATGTTAACATAATTTCTACATTTTGAAAGAGACAATTGATTAGGCTTGTATATGATCATaatgtttttagaaatatattatcaattccTCAAATGTAATCATTCACCCTAATAGTCAGGGAAAAGTCAAGTCAACATCTGCATTAGAATCCAcctaatatgttatttaaacaactttttttatatatgtatttagaagAACAGAGTTCGTGAAGTGGATTTGCTTTTCGTAAATGTAAATGTAAAAGCTATGATATTCTAAGAATAGTGTTTgcacatttataaataacatatccATCTGTTGGAAAGAAATTATGTTGTGGAATGTAGAGGTTCCATGTCTCGTGATTTGACTAGAGAATGGTTTAATGTATTACTATGTCCCGGGTAGTTGTTAAGCGGCGGATTACCAAAGATATCCCTTGTGGAATATAGACTGAGTCTATGTGACCGTAGAGTGGAATGAACGTCCATCATATGATCTTGAATCTCTTCTTCACGGGCAAATGTTGCATAGATGTGAAGTACACCGTACCACCAGGGGAAGAGAACAAAGAACAGAAAGAGAAATGATCCAAGAATGATATAGCGAAGAAAGGGTCCTATAGCAGATGTAAAAATGATGGAAGCAGAGACGAGGGTCACAATGGAGAGTTCGAGTAATCCAAAGAGGATGAGCCATGGCATCATAAGACATCGGATATGTTTGATGATTCCACTAAGAAGGAGTATGGATGGAATCATAAAAGTGAGTTGGAGACATAGGGCGATGAGTATATGGAactgtaaatacaaaataaagagataaaaacaaagTGTGCTTTTTAAGATCGAGTTGTTGACATGGGGTAgatttgattattaatattcaaataatatatttttattcttttttgttttagtatCGGGGTGACTAATTAGAaccatgtaattatttttacccAGTAACAATCACCAGGTGGGACCTCCTCTAAGGGGCtcccataaataattattataattacaataaaaatagtaagAATGGTCactaaggagaaaaaaaacccttaaataagcattgtaatttattcaatagttaTTCCTGCAGCTTTATAACAAGTTCATTAATAGCCAAATCTAGATAAAAGCTATGATGGTTTGACTTCTGTCAATTAATAACCCATATACCATTTAGTTCAAGTTTGATTAGTCTAGGTTTTGTTATTATCATGACCAGTTTTAGCTTAAGAGGGGTCTGGGGcaaagataaaatttgattatcgatttcttatttatgaatttgtaatatcaattattaGAACTGACACACACTTTATGTCTCAGAACAGTCCTATTTATCCACAAAACCAATTACTTTATTGCTAGAGGcggaaaaaagttattatacagCATGTCCAAGTCGAGCTTTAAGTctaagtttattttcattgctTCCAATTTaagtcctcagaaaataaaatatatctaaaagtgatatattatatttagtgaaaaattgaaatgacacTCGAGACTTAGTTTTGGAGTTCAAGTTGAGTCCAAGTCCTCACCTCTGAGTATTGTTGTACTTATCTGTagagtaaaaagtaatttttacctCCAGAGTCTTGTCTTCAACATGCCTTTTCCAATCCTTGCTATCGTAGAACTGTGCAAACACACTCCCCAAAATGTCTTtcctatgaataaataaatttaaaaataattaatgtcatTATTATGAAGGTGATAACGAAGtgaatataggtatattaaatgCACTTGgactatctaacaaaaaaacataattttttggaaacgtGTGTGACTTTGACGTTTTTTGTAGACAATATTACGAGCAACATCTGAATGGAATATATGTTCATAAATGGGAtgactatattttgatttacaaaaagttttataggGGGAGGAGGgggtgttaaaataaaataattattacaactaAGAATATAgtagatttaataaattattattcttggtttttttaaatttttaactggTATTAGTATCCGGCATTATTTGGAGTAATTAGGTGTCGATTAACGGACAacatttgctttaataatatagaagatacaaccttcagtgttactttcctttttcatgagcacatcactcatacgtagctactcaataattggacgttctctcctcaagaatgaaataataataataacagcttgatattttttaatatgatgtgataagcctgggagtactttagtctctagattACTCACtgactgagctttagctacacacacaCACGTTGCTCAACATcatttaaagtcacattcataattttttttacatattatgtactcttataataaatttgaaatgagctcaaatgAAATCTGAGGACTTCAAGATTTGGACTTAAATTTGACTTCGTGTTTCtatataaagaaatgaaaaaaacatattatatttgacgCACCGTCAAATTTTACGTGACGTTCGTCAATGTGTAAGCCTATCTAATGATTAAATAACGTCCTTCTAACAAgtatttaatatcttaatagcattggaaaatataaggaaataatttgtataacaCTGATGTTGGAGCCATTCAATTTTCTTTCGACTCGACCAGTTGattataatttctatataattattggCGTAGACAGTGGGGTTGGTCTAcgtctaacaaaaaaatgagtgaaTTAATCAGTATTTAAGAATGGTCAAAATTGTAATCAAAGTGTAGGTGATTTCCCGATTGATCAATATAGCAggctatttattataaattattatatcggGTTTATATTGCTAAGGAATTTTCTTGAGTTCAGTATCAAACTGCTTTCTATTTCATGTCTAGTcccaaatcttcaaaatatggactcaattATAGTTGCTACCGCTGAGTTTTAGTATATATGAATTGGGATGAAAGGGGCATCCTCCTAGTGCCCCTCCATAGTTACTTTATTCTCCTATGCACTATGTAtcgtattatgtatatactctGTTGTTATGACTATTATTAGGACACATAAAGTAGgtaattactaattacataCATTccatataaatacattcatcaacgttttttttttgtccgagCTTTCTCAATTTTCAGTACTACATATTTGtagtagtttttattattatttgaaataattttgaaatcctGAGAAAGTTGCGGTACTAATTCGAATCAAAGGGATAAGCATTACTGTTTTATTTTGGTTCTAGTTGAGTTTGCAGATATTATTTACGTAGGTTATAAAAGTGAatcatattaaaacaattaataagcGATCAAAAAATGGcatctaattttaatatttgaaggatgtcttaattaaaaaactaatagaAAGGGAGATAAACCcttacaaatttcattttaatgagTATTATGGgatattataaactataaacaACTCAAAGATAGagaattttttccacaaataagGACTTTGATTATTCTTATACATACGagtagatattatattattctttttgtgaTCCACTGCATTTTGTAAtgtttgaattgaattttttttagcgATATGTATTCTACAACACGTGAGGCCGTCAAGGTGAAAATATTACTGCAAAGCCCTGTTctacaattaaataatgtaatcattattattaccctcattttctctttttcataaCTACAAGGCTAAGTgggaaaaatgatatatttcatttgaatacattaataataataaacattgataaatgCATTTGGgtcatttaaaacatttaaataatttcttttatataaaaggtgcatacatatttaaatttggcTAATCAATCcgacattttttgtaaatagacgCTACAATTTATCCTAGACCATCATTTACCCAacctttttatatacaatatagtatctttttttatacataattaattaattaagatttacCTAAATGTGGAGTAGGCTACGAATCCATAGAAGACTATGCTTCCAAAAAAGGCCAATATTTGTAGACTGAGAACAACGGAGGATACAAATATAAGTACTCTTTTTAGAAATGTCattatgtgtatttataaaacttgcacatataatatacatacgaAAAGGATGGAGACTAAACTGAGATTCTGCAAATAAGATCACAGCATAAAAAACTCAatgtttatgtattataatatacataatcctTCAATACTACAactgcaaaatatatatatatttatgtgtataatgtatatacttCATATTTGTATATCATAAAGCTctcattttaaagtatatatatcttACGAGTTCATTTAAGCAAGGCAAATAATGTCAAGTTGTTGTCCTATCCATTtagatattcaattttctacaAGTAAAGAACAAGTGCACTCTTCATCGGCTAAGATAATCATTTATCATGTCCTCCAATGAATTAACTAATTATGtgcatttttaatactttatgcATAGGCACCCCTTctccaatataaataaattaaaaaacttgcaGGGAATGAATGTGTTTTAACGAACAGAAGTGATGCATTGGAAATTTCATCCACTGTTAGCATTAACGCCATTTATAacttgtttattaaataatcagtCAAACGTGTCTTTAAGATATAGCTTCAATTCCTAAATTGATCCTAGGAATTAAAGAATCACCCCTTCatttttctatatgtatattgtatttcaattgtatatacataaaacttACATTAAGCTTACTCTACATCATAAAACTTGACTAAATATTTGTACTTCCATGAAACCGGTTCTAccgtacttctttttttttttaaatcgtaggTCTAAGTTGTTAAAAGTTTCCTAAGCATTGTTCCTTGAATACAGAGGAgaacacaataataattatgtacataatccTATAATTGTCAGGGGTGTCCTCTGGGGAGGGTtgcagcccccccccccaaaaaaaaaatagtgataatAACATAATTCTACGGACACCCTTAATTGTACacataccaaaatatatacCAGTcccctaataataaaaaaatcaaagcaaaATTACTTCACGTTatggtattataattattaaaaattaatttgaaaaaatgcacATTAATTGTAAACCTAGAGGGgaaaaattaacttcaaaaagAGGTTCAAAATTCAATATGAGATACAAGAAATACGAAATAAGGATCGTCTACTCTCCGGTCTCCATGTTCGTATCATCCAGAGTATCGCCTTCCATATCTTCTTCTTCGCCATCCTTTTTGTCTGCTGGTTTCTCATAGGCTCTATCTAATGGAGAGACAACCACACCATCCCAAATAGACATTTCTGTAGCAATACCTAAAAACGACGATTTgtgaagataaattaatataaacatatatatataatataatactagtAAGTATTTAGATATCATACTTGAATTCCCTTCGATCCCCAATATTTGTTTGTAGCCACCGTGAGCCAAAACACGTAGTAAGGTTTGAGCAGTGAGGCAAACAAGATCTTGTTCCTCCAAAGTCATCACGATGTGAATACGATTAGCTCCCACCTCGCATGGATCTGAAATCCCTGCAGATCCAGGAAGAAAAAATCCTGAAGATAAAAGCTGCAAAATACGCCGATACGCTTGGTTTAAAGGTAATGCTTGACGACTAGGATTGTTTAAAATGACGTAGTGGGCTAATAAATCGAGCATCCAAGAGCTTAATGGCTGAAAGCCATCAAATCTTTTTCTTAGATCATGAAGGAGCCGAATGAGTATTTTGATAGATGAGTGATGAGCATTTTCTTCAAACCATCTTGATCGTCGTATCTCAGCGTGAGCTGattgaagtatttttgaatCGATATGTAAATCTGCATCAAGCTTTCTCATATTAGGAACAATCGTAGTGACCAGAATTGAGCCTGTGGCATCAGGAGATGCCAAGTCAAATCCTTTTTCATTTGTTATCATAGTGAGGACTTGAATGAGCGAGGGAATGTTAATTATGAGATATACAACAAATGaatgtgggtttttttaattaattatttgtaccTTCTTTGGGCTCTTTCATTTTAAGAGTCTCCCACACTTTATTTCCCAAAGCTTCTATTGCTTCTTTGGTAGGAAGGGTTTTAAGAACAACTACGAGA from Lepeophtheirus salmonis chromosome 1, UVic_Lsal_1.4, whole genome shotgun sequence includes these protein-coding regions:
- the LOC121127021 gene encoding uncharacterized protein isoform X3; its protein translation is MKDILGSVFAQFYDSKDWKRHVEDKTLEFHILIALCLQLTFMIPSILLLSGIIKHIRCLMMPWLILFGLLELSIVTLVSASIIFTSAIGPFLRYIILGSFLFLFFVLFPWWYGVLHIYATFAREEEIQDHMMDVHSTLRSHRLSLYSTRDIFGNPPLNNYPGHSNTLNHSLVKSRDMEPLHSTT
- the LOC121127021 gene encoding uncharacterized protein isoform X1; translated protein: MTFLKRVLIFVSSVVLSLQILAFFGSIVFYGFVAYSTFRKDILGSVFAQFYDSKDWKRHVEDKTLEFHILIALCLQLTFMIPSILLLSGIIKHIRCLMMPWLILFGLLELSIVTLVSASIIFTSAIGPFLRYIILGSFLFLFFVLFPWWYGVLHIYATFAREEEIQDHMMDVHSTLRSHRLSLYSTRDIFGNPPLNNYPGHSNTLNHSLVKSRDMEPLHSTT
- the LOC121127021 gene encoding uncharacterized protein isoform X2, encoding MNSKDILGSVFAQFYDSKDWKRHVEDKTLEFHILIALCLQLTFMIPSILLLSGIIKHIRCLMMPWLILFGLLELSIVTLVSASIIFTSAIGPFLRYIILGSFLFLFFVLFPWWYGVLHIYATFAREEEIQDHMMDVHSTLRSHRLSLYSTRDIFGNPPLNNYPGHSNTLNHSLVKSRDMEPLHSTT
- the LOC121127016 gene encoding interleukin enhancer-binding factor 2 homolog, giving the protein MARGGPRGGSGSGNNNSGGRGGMGRPGRGGMNMKMRPPFIPHVPFDVVLAEPAFPPVKTLPPSFEEGFQAAILKRNQDLTPSQAEQMAITSLVNKIQSVLDGLIVIPGTFEACQIEEVRQVGTFKKGTMIAGNNIANLVVVLKTLPTKEAIEALGNKVWETLKMKEPKEVLTMITNEKGFDLASPDATGSILVTTIVPNMRKLDADLHIDSKILQSAHAEIRRSRWFEENAHHSSIKILIRLLHDLRKRFDGFQPLSSWMLDLLAHYVILNNPSRQALPLNQAYRRILQLLSSGFFLPGSAGISDPCEVGANRIHIVMTLEEQDLVCLTAQTLLRVLAHGGYKQILGIEGNSSIATEMSIWDGVVVSPLDRAYEKPADKKDGEEEDMEGDTLDDTNMETGE